Below is a window of Magnetococcales bacterium DNA.
GCCATTTCCGAATGGACGCAGGTGAACTGGTGGATCATCGTTTTCGGCATCGGCGGGGGGATTCGCGCTTTTTCCTATTTTTACAAGAAAAACAAAAAATTTCATTATTGGGCCGACAAGATGTCCCTCAATCTTCCCGTGTTTGGGATGATTTTGCGCAAATCGGCCATTGCCCGTTTTGCCCGGACCTTCAGTACGATGATTGCGGCGGGGACGCCCATTCTTGAAAGCCTGGACAATGTCGCCAAGACCGCGGGCAACATGGTGGTGGAAGAGATCATCGCCAAATCCAAGAATTCCATCGCCCAGGGGTTGTCCCTGACCGAACCCTTGAGCGAAGGGACGATTTTTCCCCCCATGGTCATCCAGATGATCAACATTGGCGAATCGACGGGAAACCTGGAAATCATGTTGAGCAAGATAGCCGATTTCTACGAGGCGGAGGTGGATCGGGCGGTCGATAACCTGACAGCCCTTCTCGAACCGATGATCCTGGTGATTCTTGGGGTATTGATCGGTGGCCTGGTGGTCGCCATGTACATGCCCATCTTTCAAATGGGTTCGGTGGTGGGTTGAAGGGCGGATGAAAACGGGAGTCGGGGAAGAGGCATGAAAAAACCGGTATTGATGATCGCCTATCATTATCCACCGGCGCAGGCCAGCGGTACCCAGAGGACCCTGGGATTTGCGCGCTATCTGCCCGAATTTGGTTGGGAACCGTTGATCTTGTCGGCCCATCCCAGGGCCTATGAGCAGCGGGATCGGGAGGTATCGGACCATTCGATGGCCAACGTTCAGGTGCGCCGCCCGTTTGCCCTGGATGCGGCGCGGCATCTTGCCATCAGGGGACGTTATGCGCGAATCATGGCCCTTCCCGATCGCTGGTCCTCGTGGATGCTGGGGGCGCTGCCGGTTGGCATGGGGATGATCCGGCGGCATCGTCCGCGGGTGGTGTGGAGCACCTATCCGATCGCCACCTCCCTGGTGATCGGACGGCTTCTTTCACGCTGGTCGGGGCTTCCCTGGATCGTGGATCTGCGTGATCCCATGGTCCTTGGTCGGCATCCCGTTGATCGGCGTATCCGTAAAGTGTTTGTCGCCCTGGAAGAAAAAACGGTCTTTCGCTGTGATCGCGTCGTGGTGACCACCCCGGGGCTCAAGGAACTGATGATGCGGCGGTATCCAAGCCTTCCCGAGGAAAAATGGCACATCATTCCCAACGGGTATGACGAGGAACAGTTCAACGATCCCGAACTCCTCAAGGCCATGTCGGTACCGCAGAACGCATTGGGAGTTGGTTCCGGACCCGGTATGGCTTCGGTGACCCTCCTTCACAGCGGCACGCTTTATACGGGAATGGAGGAACGCAATCCTGCCGTATTTCTTGATGCCCTGTGCGACCTGATCGATTCGGGAATCATCAGCGACATGATGGATTCCACCGCGAAGGGAATCCGGGTTCGGGTGATCTTCCGGGCGACCGGACATGACGCGGAAATTGGCGCCATGATCCAGGCCCGCAATCTTGGGAACATGGTGTTTTTGGAACCGACTCTCCCCTACAGGGAAAGTCTGATCGAAATGAGTGGAATGGATGGATTGCTTCTTTTTCAAGGTTCCGCCTTTGATCGCCTGATTCCGGCCAAATTGTTCGAATATCTGCGCCTGGGGCGTCCGGTCTTTGCGTTGGTAGGGGAGGAGGGCGATTCGAAAGGAATTCTTGATGCTTGCGGCGTGACGACCTGGACCCCGTTATCTGATCGGGAGTCGATTCGAAACGCCCTGGCTTCCTTTCTCCAGGGGTTGGCCGCTGGAACGCTGGCGGAACCGTCCATCGAACAGGTGCGACGGTTTTCCCGACGGGAAGGGACTGGATCCTTGGCCCGACTCCTTGACGAAACGGAATTGAAAAAATAAACGTAACTCCCGATGTTCTCTCCCGATTCGAAATTATTGAAAGAAAAAAGGGGTCTGGGGGATTGCCCCCAGGGTTTTGATTTTTCTTTTATTTTTTTTCACGCCCCCTCTCACCCAGTGCCAAGAAGAAAACACGCCCGTAGATCGTTGGAATTTCCGCTGATGTGATTCTTGTCATTGTTATTGAACTCTATGATCGAAATTTTATTTCTCAATATAATTGAAGTTTACAATCAACCAAATTCGATACAGAATACGGGAATCTGATGAAAAACAAGGGCGGATGTCCGATGATCGCATCAATCGGCATCGTGAGGTCGGATGGATTTCAATAAATGATCGAGAAGACTTAGGATCATGGAGCAAATCATCGAAATATTCGTGAACCATTGGCGCCTCTGGATCGAGGGCGGTTTGTTTGCGGAGCGGTTTTTTCAATATTGGCACCTATGGATCGTGGGTGCCCTGCTTGCGGGGATAGCGATCCGATTTTTCTGGCGGTTCGTCGTGCCCACCTACCGTCTTGACAAAAATTTGCGCAATACCATTGCAGCGATTGATTCGGTCAAGGCCCGGGGATCGGACCACAAGGTGGTCGAACTTGACGAGATCAAAAAAGCCATGGGAATTCCTGCATTGGCTCATATTTGGAGCGAATATGCCGAGACGTTGCACCCCCAAAGGGAAACCGACGAGACGGGTCAGCGGCGGATTGTACGATGGAGAGCCACGGCACTTGCCGAAACGTTTTTCACCGAGCAGGTTTTGGTCGATACACCGCTTGAAACGGAATACTACAAACATCTGCCAGGAATTTTGACGGGTCTTGGGATTATCGGAACTTTTTCCGGCCTCATCATGGGTTTGTCGAATTTTGACGTATCAGATCCGGCCCAGGCGCAGATTGAACTGAAAAACCTTATCAATTCCGTTGGCCATGCTTTTTATGTTTCGGCAGCGGCCATCGCGTTGGCGATGCTGTTCACCTGGATCGAAAAATCCAGGATTACGGCGCTCTATCGCCGGGTCGAGGAAATGGCCCAGCTCGTGGACAGCCTGTTCGATGCGGGAGCCGGTGAAGAATATTTGGAGCGGTTGGTCGTGGCTTCCGAGAACCAGGCATCCCAGGCGATGCAGATCAAGGACGCCCTTGTCGCCGATCTGAAGGAAATCCTGACGACCCTGACCGCACAGCAAATCAGTACCCAGGGGCGCCACACGGAACTGCTTTCCACCTCGATTGGCAAGACGATTGCCGACCATCTGGGCGGTCCCATTTCCGATATCGCGGTTTCTGTCAAGGGTGTCAGTACAAGTCAGAGAGAAGCGGTCAACAAAATGCTGACCGATGTCCTCGCCGATTTCAGTGGGCGTCTGGAGGGAATGTTTGGTGGGCAGATGCACGGCATGACGGAAATCCTCAAGGAAACATCCGAGGCGATGCGGACAACGGCTGGGATATTTGCACGCCTCGCTTCGGATATGGACGCGGCAGGCAAACATGCTGCGGATGCCATGGGCGAACGTCTCAATCAGGCTGTTTCTTCGATGGAGATGCGCCAACAGGCCATGAACGAACAGATGGGAACGTTCGTCAGGCAAATCCAGGCACTCGTCGCCGAGTCGCAAACCGAATCGGCCAGGAAACTTAAGGAAACTCTTGGAACGGTTGGCGATCAGGTCGCCTTGGCGGTCGCCGAACTGCGACGACAGTCCGAGGAATCCACCGAGGCCCAGGGACAAAGACAGGAGCGTTTCGCGGAAAATACGGAGAAGGCCGTCGCCTTACTTTCCTCCCATATGGAGGGATTGTTGATCCAGTCGGTCGAGACGAACCGTGCCCTGGAAAACAGCGTCCTGGGACTGTCGCAGGCGACAAACAAGGCCATCGCCGACATGAACTCGGGAGCCGAAACGCTTTTCGTAGCGGCATCGGACTTCGCCAAGGCTGGCCAAGGGGTCGCCGAAACCATGCGGGCATCGTCGGATGCCGTTGGCAATTTAAAGGTTGCCTCGAATGCGTTCGCGACAGCTACGTCCGCAACCCAAGAAATGATCGCCGATTACCGTCATACGCACGACTCCTTTGCAACCATGGTCACCGAATTTAAATCCGTTTCGGAAAATGCCAGACGTGACGCGGCAATGACCTCGGAAATCATCACGCGGATTGAGGCCGCGGCCAAGGAATTGGGGACAGCCCAACTCAAGGCCCAGGGTTATCTCGAAGGGGTCAACAAGGTATTGACGGAAGCTCATGAGTCTTTTTCGGAAAATGTCAGTCGGACCCTCCAGGAAAACAATCGTCAGTTTCACAAGGAATTGGGGAATGCGGTCAACGCGGTGTCTGTCGCTGTCAGGGATCTTGGCGATACCCTGGACAATCTGTCTGGCCGGGGTCGATAGGCCATGCTGGGCTTGAAAACGGCCACGAGAAAGCGGTCCAGGACCGAGGCGGAAAAACCGTTCTGGATTTCGTTTTCCGATCTGATGACGGCACTCATGGTTCTGTTTCTCGTGGCCATGACCGTGGCGCTGATGTCGGTGACGCAGAAAGTCATCTCCGGGCCGGAAACGCATCGCAAGAAGGTCGAGACGTGCATGGCGGAGGTGGCGACAATGACGTTGGCACAGTTTCCGGGCGTCGAGGTCAAAGGACACACGATTGGGTTTGGCACGCTCGCCCTGTTCGCGACAAACAAACACCGACTTGACGCCAAGGCCGAGACGACGTTGAAGGCCTATGTGCCCAAGGTACTCGCACTCACCCGTTCACCAGGGTGTGAATCGGTTTTCAAGCGCGTCATCGTCGAAGGGTTCGCAAGTCAAAGAGGGACCTACATTCACAACCTTGACCTCAGCCTGAAAAGGGCTGAACGGGTATTGTGCATCCTTCTCGATCCTTCGCCCTCGGATGCGCTCGATGAACGCGACCGCCGGGATGTGCGCAATCTTTTCCTGGTGGGTGGGTCTTCATTCAACGCCCTCAAGGCGAGCGACGCTGAAAGCCAGAGGATCGAATTAAAATTGGAATTTCTTGCCTACGAAGAAGATCGGGAACACATCAGGGATGCGCCACTCGATCAGGAGTTGCAATGCCCCCTGGACTGACTTCCCCGCTTGATCGACTGAGAAGGAGCCTGGAGTCTTCATTTTCTGGGGGACTGCGGCGCCCAGGGGACGCATGGACGGATCCTGAGGCAATGGCGCTACTTGAAAAGATCAGGGCGTGCCACGACGGTCCGGGGATAAAAGCCGATCCTCGAACGGTGGCGGCTGCCGTGGCTTATTTCAGGCAACACGAACGACCCGACGGGTGGCGTGGACTCAAATATGCCTGTTTTGGCGCCGGATCCCACGATGAAACCGGATGGTGTCTTCTCTCCTTGCCTCCACTGCGGGAGAAACTTTTTTCCATTGTACAAAACGAAATCGAGCCAAGACGAAAAATTAAATGTTTCCAGGCGCTTCTTTTCGCCTATTGGCAGTTTCCCCGGGCGACGGCCGGACAGGATGCGCTGCTTGGATGGACCTCGTTAAGGGACTGGCTGAAAACGCAATTACCTGCGATGAACATGATTTTTGACAGGAAACCTGATTGGTTTTCGACTCTTGGGGCCCACGCCAATCTTCTTCAGGAAAACCCGTGTGACCGATATGGCCCCGGGCTTTATGCCGGAGACAGTGCTGAATTTGCGGAAGTCATTGAATCTCTTGCTATTCCGTCCGATTCGTGGGTCCAGGATGAAGCAATAATTGTGCAAGTGAAAACGGGCATATCCCTGAACGATGATCGTTTCAAGAATGACCTTGATCCATTGCTGTCCCTGATCATGGGGAAGAGGAACATCACGCTGTCACGATCACTTCAAACCCGCTGCTTGGCCATGCTGATCTCGCGCTATGCCCGATGTTCCAACAGGGTGGAACACATGGCTCTGCGTGACGCGGCTGTTTCTCTCATTGGCAACCCCTGGTTGCAGCGGACCTCCTGGGACGCCAACGTAATCGATGATCGGGGAATGCCGGACGCCGATGCACGGGAAATGATCGACGGTTGGCTCAAACGTTGCCTCATTACCGACTTTTTCGAATTGTTGAGCGTGGACAGAACGGGGGATGCACGCCGGTTGAATTATTGGTTGAGGTTTGCACCTTTCATCAACGATATGTGGTTTGCCCTTGGTGTGGATGCAAGATCAAGGCGTGGTGAAAACTTCGAGGGCTTTCGCAGCAGAGCAAAAGGCCGTTTACTTGATTTGGAACGAGCGGCGTCGGACAACAATGCATTTATCATGCGGATTGGCGAATTCGTCGCGGTTGAATTTAGCGCGTCAGGAAATGCTCTTTATGTTTATCGATGGCATGAATTGCCCAATACAGTAATGCAGAAACTTATGTCCGGGCTTGGACGATCAGAGATTACCATCGATCTGTTGAAGTCCAAACATAACGTTCTGACAATAAAGATGCACAGGGATCGTCCGACTGCATTGGAAAGTTGGGAACAGAAATTTGACAGGGAATTGTGTCCACTTGTCGGATATCAACCAGAAAAGCGGCCTGCATTTGTTCCGGACCTTGAAAAACTTCTTGCGAACTATTCAGTCAATGGCGAGCCGATAAAATGCGAAGATCGTCGGCCTCAAGGTGGGGCATTGGGGGTTTATGTCGATGATTCCCACAACGCTTTTTCATCAAAGATAAAAAGTCTTGGATTCAATTACCAGGCTGGACGTGGCTGGTTTCGGGAGTAGCAAATGATTCGCCTGCCCTTCTGGAAAAAAAATTCTCAGGAACAAAAAGCGACCGTACCGACCGATCTTGTTCTCTCCTTTTCGACCGCTGGGGTTATGTTCGCCATTTCTCCGGAAGGAATGTGGCCCCCCCGAGATCCCGCCGCTTTTGGACAGAAAGCAGAACTTTCACGATTTCTGTCCCAAATCGAGGACGAAGGATATGCACGATCGGAACAAGACAATGTCGTGATCGGCTGGGAGGAACTCTATCGACTCATGGAGTCACCGTATGCCGAAAGTGTCAACCTGTTGGAATTGCCGCCGATGGCGGATTGGCGACCGGTTCTCGAAAGTGTCGGGTCGTTGACCGACCCAGACTTCATGATCGTTTTGGCCGGGTGGAGGTCTCCAAACGGAAGAAGAGCGCATGGCAACCCAACGATTACGGGGGCGATTCTCAAGGTTGACGGAACAGAGATTCTTTTGTCGAAGGCTGTGTGGGAAACGGTGGCAGCCGTTTCCATGTTTCATCGTTCCCGGGCAGAACAAAATAAACGGGACGCCGATTGGAACCGACGCGCCTGGGCTGCGGTGCGCACAAAGGCCCACGGAACGGCGATCTTGTCCAATTTTCTTGCCAATACGGTTGTTCTGACCCCCGAAAAACTTGACATCAATCTGCGCAAACACAGTGGAACCGGCAGTCGGGGCGTTGAAGTCATCCCAGGATTCGCGGAGCAGCCACGACGTTGGTTGGAACTGTTCGACCGCATCGGAACCGTGCTGGATCGTTATGAAATTCCTGACGATGAGGGAATGGCGCATGTCCTGGTTTCACCGGAAGTGCAAACGGTGCTGCGTGAAATCAAACGAATGCCTGGACGACGTGTCGCCGGAGACAGGGCGGAGGCCTTCCTGCGCAATCCATTTGCAACCCTGGGACCGGTTGCAACGGAGGTCATTGATCCGGAGCAATTCGAGCATGCACGGGAGATGGCGGGAATTTCGTTTACCCGGTTTACCGCACGGGTCAATACCGATGAAAATGGTCATCCCGTCGAGACGGCATTGTCGATCGAAGAAAGCATCGGCGGGAATGTCAGGGTGACGGAGTACCCGTTCGAAGGTGTTGCCGACCTTCGAGAATTCATTAATAAAATCGATGCCAAAATGAAGGCAAATGCCCAGTGTTGTCACTGGAAAGGATTTGACCTGGAAATTCTCGGTGATACGCCCGATCAGGTGGAAATGCTGCGCCATGCCCTGGCCGGGATGGGCAGAGGGCAGCGAATCACCAAGGCCGAATTGTTGGATCTGTCGCGCTATTCCGAACGAATCGAAAGATTCGGCATCGAGAAACTTGATTATTCCCCGTTCATTGCCCGCAGCGACAAGGATGGGGGATGGATCCCGG
It encodes the following:
- the zorA gene encoding anti-phage defense ZorAB system ZorA, coding for MEQIIEIFVNHWRLWIEGGLFAERFFQYWHLWIVGALLAGIAIRFFWRFVVPTYRLDKNLRNTIAAIDSVKARGSDHKVVELDEIKKAMGIPALAHIWSEYAETLHPQRETDETGQRRIVRWRATALAETFFTEQVLVDTPLETEYYKHLPGILTGLGIIGTFSGLIMGLSNFDVSDPAQAQIELKNLINSVGHAFYVSAAAIALAMLFTWIEKSRITALYRRVEEMAQLVDSLFDAGAGEEYLERLVVASENQASQAMQIKDALVADLKEILTTLTAQQISTQGRHTELLSTSIGKTIADHLGGPISDIAVSVKGVSTSQREAVNKMLTDVLADFSGRLEGMFGGQMHGMTEILKETSEAMRTTAGIFARLASDMDAAGKHAADAMGERLNQAVSSMEMRQQAMNEQMGTFVRQIQALVAESQTESARKLKETLGTVGDQVALAVAELRRQSEESTEAQGQRQERFAENTEKAVALLSSHMEGLLIQSVETNRALENSVLGLSQATNKAIADMNSGAETLFVAASDFAKAGQGVAETMRASSDAVGNLKVASNAFATATSATQEMIADYRHTHDSFATMVTEFKSVSENARRDAAMTSEIITRIEAAAKELGTAQLKAQGYLEGVNKVLTEAHESFSENVSRTLQENNRQFHKELGNAVNAVSVAVRDLGDTLDNLSGRGR
- a CDS encoding glycosyltransferase — encoded protein: MKKPVLMIAYHYPPAQASGTQRTLGFARYLPEFGWEPLILSAHPRAYEQRDREVSDHSMANVQVRRPFALDAARHLAIRGRYARIMALPDRWSSWMLGALPVGMGMIRRHRPRVVWSTYPIATSLVIGRLLSRWSGLPWIVDLRDPMVLGRHPVDRRIRKVFVALEEKTVFRCDRVVVTTPGLKELMMRRYPSLPEEKWHIIPNGYDEEQFNDPELLKAMSVPQNALGVGSGPGMASVTLLHSGTLYTGMEERNPAVFLDALCDLIDSGIISDMMDSTAKGIRVRVIFRATGHDAEIGAMIQARNLGNMVFLEPTLPYRESLIEMSGMDGLLLFQGSAFDRLIPAKLFEYLRLGRPVFALVGEEGDSKGILDACGVTTWTPLSDRESIRNALASFLQGLAAGTLAEPSIEQVRRFSRREGTGSLARLLDETELKK
- a CDS encoding OmpA family protein yields the protein MLGLKTATRKRSRTEAEKPFWISFSDLMTALMVLFLVAMTVALMSVTQKVISGPETHRKKVETCMAEVATMTLAQFPGVEVKGHTIGFGTLALFATNKHRLDAKAETTLKAYVPKVLALTRSPGCESVFKRVIVEGFASQRGTYIHNLDLSLKRAERVLCILLDPSPSDALDERDRRDVRNLFLVGGSSFNALKASDAESQRIELKLEFLAYEEDREHIRDAPLDQELQCPLD